In Humulus lupulus chromosome 7, drHumLupu1.1, whole genome shotgun sequence, the following are encoded in one genomic region:
- the LOC133792152 gene encoding uncharacterized protein LOC133792152, with product MADRAVNHPHGVIEDVLLKVGKFIFHADFILLDMEEDENIPIILGRKFLVTGRALINIQKGELKLRVQKEEVIFKVFAAIEIPTCCRVEVGNQGENKLEGSKTSSIVKTRMRKGQNRLKKYYSERIRMLYEWGKVPPISNHKKQGPTHATVALKDEWGGLHPT from the coding sequence ATGGCAGATAGGGCAGTTAATCATCCTCATGGAGTTATTGAGGATGTATTGCTAAAAGTGGGTAAATTCATCTTTCATGCGGACTTTATTcttttagatatggaggaagatgaaaatattccaataatacttggaaggaAATTCTTAGTGACTGGTAGGGCGTTAATTAATATTCAAAAAGGTGAATTAAAgctgcgagtgcaaaaagaggaagTTATATTTAAAGTTTTTGCAGCAATAGAAATTCCAACGTGTTGTAGAGTTGAAGTAGGGAACCAaggagagaacaagttggaagGCTCTAAGACAAGCTCCATAGTGAAAACCAGAATGAGGAAGGGGCAAAATCGATTAAAAAAGTACTATAGTGAAAGAATTCGAATGTTATATGAGTGGGGGAAAGTACCACCAATTTCTAATCACAAGAAGCAAGGGCCAACTCATGCTACTGTGGCTCTAAAGGATGAGTGGGGTGGTCTTCACCCGACTTGA